The stretch of DNA ttttttgaataaaaagttATTCTTTTCAAGAAGAACTCAAAACATCTAAATGGGCCAAATTAGTTACATGTTCAGGAGCTTCTTCCAACCATATAACATTTGGTTGGGTCAGAGCTAATTTGGCCAAAGCATGGGCTACCTATTTTCCTCCCTTTTTACATGAGAAATGTGAACAAATCTAAATTTACCTAAAGCCTGTTTACAATTTGACACTAAAATTCCAAAATAATTCCTGTGAGTGTCATTCCCTTTTAAAGCTCTAATAACATCAATGTTATCTCCTTCTAAGGCTAAATCAAAAAAACAGCAATCCAAAGCCAAGTTAAGGCCCAAAAGACATGCTGTGGCTTCTGCTTCAATTATAGATGTGGTTGAAAATGACCAAGTAGCTGCAACCATAATTTCTCCTTCAGAATTCCTAATAACTGCACCTCCTCCATTCGCTCCTTCATTTGAAATTGCTGCATCCACATTCAATTTGAAGATATTTGGCTCCGGCGGCACCCAACACATTAAACTTCGACTCCCTGGAGGTGGCTCTGCCGTGAAGTTCTCTGTCGGCCTTGACATGACTGTGAATTCATGGTATCTAAGAGTTGCTCTGTTCACTAATTCTTGTATGTCTATTTTCTtatcttcaaaaattaatttgtttcttCCCCACCATATTACATGTAGGCATTCAAGAAAAAGGCCTCTTTTCCCCTTTCCGATTTGGTTTAGCGATTCTTCAATCCAAGCTCCAATTGAGTGATTCTGAGCTCTCTCTGTTCGGAGGTTGAAAGGGCTAGCAAACCAAAATCGTTGTGTCCAGGTACAGTCTCTGAATATGTGTTCTTCTGTCTCTTCCTTTCTCCAACATCTTGGGCAAAGTGATGCAAAGAAGTTTCCAAGGGAATCTGTTCCGGTGCTCCTGATTGCTGGACTGAGCATGGTTTTGTGGCTGAGAACAGATGAGGTGGTAAGCTTTCTTGACCTCATATTCGCCATTCTTTGATTCTTTCCAGTAGTAGCAGTCTTCTTGTTGGTTTTGGTCTAGAGGAATGTTAAGTATCTGTTCTGCTTCGAAATGAAAGAAATTCTGTTTGATGATGTCCTCTCTCCATCGAATAGTTTCCTGGTCAATAAGTTGTTCCACCCTGGTTTCTGAATTAAAACTTGAGCAGGTACTCCAAATTCTGAATCCGTTTTCATTACCGATCCTCCACAAGCCTCCCAGATTTAGAACCCATTTAGCATTCCAAATACTTCTCCAAGTGTAGCTTGGCAAGTTTCCTATACCTGACTTGAGAAAAGATTTTTTGTTGTAGTATTTGGCTTTCAATGTCCTTGCTGCTAGTGAATTAGGAAATTTGATCAATCTCCATCCTTGTTTGGCCAAAAGTGCTTGATTAAAAGCTTCAAAGCTTCTAAATCCTAGCCCCCCTTCTTGCTTTGCCAAGCTTAATTTTGACCATCTAACCCAATGCACATTCCTTTCTCCATTTTTGTTCCCCCAGTAAAATTTACTAATCATGCTCTCTATGTGTTGACATAAGCTTTTGGGCATTTGGAAACATCCCATAATGTATGAGGGGATTGCTTGAACGACTGATTTTATAAGAACTTCTTTTCCCACCTTGGAAAGGCTATTCTCCTTCCATCCCTTCAGCTTCTTCCAAACTCTATCTTGGACAAAATCAAAGATTTGTTTCTTAGATCTTCCAACAAAAGTTGGAATCCCCAAGTACTTTGAATGGTTCTCCACTGCCTTAATCTGTAACCAATCTTGGATAAGCATCTGTCTGAGAGGAGGCACGTTTCGGCTAAAAGAGATTTCCGATTTATCCAAATTGATCATTTGGCCTGAAGCTAATTGGTATGTCTGTAGAATTTCCTTCACTTCAATTATGTCTTGATCTGCTGCTCTTATCAAGAGAATGCTGTCATCTGCAAAAAAAAGGTGTGATATTTCGGGTGCATTCCTAGCTATCTTTATTCCTTGAATCGCTTTCCTTTCCTGAGCCTTGATAAGGAGACCCGAGAACACTTCCGCGCATAATATAAATAGGTATGGAGAAAGGGGATCCCCTTGCCTTATGCCTCTAGTGGGTTTGAAACCCTTGGAGGGACAGCCATTAATAAGTACTGAGAAAGACACCGAGCTTATGCATTTTTGGATTAGTTTCACCCACTTTTGTGGGAAACCCATAGACTTGATAACCGCCAAGAGAAAACTCCATTCAATCCGATCATATGCCTTAGCCATATCTAACTTTATGCCCACAAAACCCTTTGCTCCGTTTACCTTTTTCCTCATATAGTGGAATATATCAAAAGCCACCAAGCCATTGTCCGTAATTAATCTACCTGGAGTAAAGGCGCTTTGGTACTCTCCCACAATCCCCGGAAGAATTTGCTTTAGTCTGTTTGCAATGACCTTCGTTGCTAGCTTGAAAACCACATTGCAAAGAGATATCGGCCTATATTCTCTAGTGTGCTTTGGGGTCTTTGTTTTGGGGATTAGACACAAAAAGATGTTGTTCATCTCTTCAAAGTCTCTCTCCCCATTTAGACAGTTAAGGACCCACTTGGAAGTTTCCTCTCCCACAATATCCCACATTCTTTGGTAGAAGAGTGCCGGCATCCCATCCGGTCCGGGGGCTTTAGTTGGGTGCATGTGCTTTAAGGCTGTTCTGACTTCCTCTTGAGTGAAGTCCTCCTCCAAAATATTCAAAGCCTCCTGCGAGACTCTGCCTCCCACCACTGCAGCCACTTGTTCTTCTTCCATTGTCCCTTCGGTCTTGAACAAATCCTCATAAAAGTTCACTATAATTTCCTCTATTTTCTCCTCATCTTCAAAAAGAATTCCTGCATCATCAGTGATCCTCTCTATACGATTTCTTTTGTTCCTTTGTGATGCTTTCTGGTGAAAGTATTTAGTATTTTTGTCCCCCGTTTTAAGCCACGTTGCTCTAGATCTTTGTGCCCACTTAATCTCTTCTTGGTACAACAAATCGTCTAACTCTCTTTGTGTCTCTTTTAGTCTCATGATGGTCGATTCAGATTGCGGGAGGGTTGTGAGATGTTCTATAGAATCCTGcttctctttgatcttctttggtagttgtccaaaattctgttTTCCCCATTGTTGTAGCCTTCTTCCACAATTTTCCAGCTTCCATTTTAAATGTTCTGCACTATCCGACCAGCTCTTGCATATTACTTCTTTACACTCTTGGTTTTGAAGCCACATTTCTTCAAATATGAAGATATTTggcctcttcctccttcttttgTTCTCTTGACCTGTTACATCAATTAAGAGAGGACAATGATCTGATCTGTACCTCTGCAAGTGTCTTACAATTGTCTCTGGAAAAGCTTCCTTCCAGTCAATTGTTGCAATTGCCCTGTCGAATCTCTCTTGAATATTCATTTCTCCCGGTCGGTTGTTTGTCCATGTAAAAGAGTGTCCCACAAACCCCAAGTCTAGCAGCTGATTCATTTGTAGTACCTCTTGAAAGCCTTTCATTTGGCTATAAGAAACTGGCAGTCCCCctgtcttctttttctgttctagGATTTGGTTAAAATCTCCAAAAACCAACCATGGCATGTTTTGAGATTTACCAAGCGAGCTCAAGAGATCCCATGATTTTTGCTTGTTGGCTGCATCCGGATTCCCATAGAACCCTGTAACCCTCCACTGCTGTCCAGCTTCTACTACTTTTACCCTCATATCTATATGGTTCAGGGACATTGATGATACTTCCAAAACAATAGAGCTATCCCACATAACTGCCAAACCGCCCGCTCTACTTCTTCCATCCCCTTCACAGTCAATTCCTGCAATATTTCCCATTCTTCCTCTATTCCTGATACGATTTAATTCGTCAATCTTTCTTCTCGTCTCCATTAAGAATACGAGGTTGGGAGCTTGCTGTTTCAAGAGCTTGTTCAAAGCTCTCACTGCCCATGGGTTCCCAAGCCCACGGCAGTTCCAACTAATTATCTTCATGGGATTTGGCAGGGCTGCCCTGCAGCCTCTGCCTGTGTATTTTTGCTCCTTGCTTGGTAGCGTTTGCTGCTGCCTCCCATCTCCCTATCTTCTATTTCTGTgtcttcttctttcctctttttattttgttctggCACTTTAGTTTCCTGGCATGTTATTCTTA from Arachis duranensis cultivar V14167 chromosome 4, aradu.V14167.gnm2.J7QH, whole genome shotgun sequence encodes:
- the LOC110279895 gene encoding uncharacterized protein LOC110279895 yields the protein MLSPSKAKSKKQQSKAKLRPKRHAVASASIIDVVENDQVAATIISPSEFLITAPPPFAPSFEIAASTFNLKIFGSGGTQHIKLRLPGGGSAVKFSVGLDMTVNSWHSRKRPLFPFPIWFSDSSIQAPIE